AAGCCTATCTCAGTCTAGTGTATTTATTTCTCTATTTACCAATCATTATTATGATCATATATGCATTCAACAACACTAACTATCCAAGCAGTCATTGGTATGGTGGAACGCTTCATTGGTTCCGAGCACTCAAACAAGACTCTCAACTGATAACAAACACATTACACTCTTTAACCGTTGCAAGCTTAGCCTCAAGCATTGCCGTATTTTTTGGTGCAATTATTTCATTTGCATTACTTTGTTATCGCTTTGCCGGTAGAAAAGTATTGAAACACACTTTATTAATTTATATTGTGTTGCCAGACATTCTCATTGCTACGGCATTATTCACCCTCTTTCATTTGTTTCATTTTCCCACGGGATTTATGACCTTACTTATCGGACACATCCTTTTATGTTTACCTTTCGTGGTCATGATGCTAAATAGCCGCCTGCACGACTTGGATCCTTATCTCTTTGAAGCCGCCAAAGATCTTGGCGCCAGTGACTGGATTGTCTTCATTAAAGTGTTGTTACCCTTGGCTATGCCAGCCATACTGGCAGGTTGGTTATTAAGCTTCACACTCTCATTAGATGATGTGATCATTAGCTTTTTTCTCACTGGCCCAAGCTATCAAGTCTTGTCTTTGTATATCTACTCCATGGTAAAGGTGGGGGTTTCTCCTGAAATCAATGCGATTTGTGCTGTTTTATTTGGATTCAGTTTATTTTTGGTCGCATCTGCCACTGCATTAATGCGGCGGCCATCATGAAGAAGTTGATTGCGATTTTTAGCTTAATGGTTTTCAATCTATCATTTTCATCAGCACCTGTGGTTAACATTTATAATTGGACAGACTATCTAACACCTGAAATCATTACCCAGTTTACCGCAGAAACGGGGATCCATGTTAACTATGCAACCTTTAGTGAAGGTGATGAAGCCTATATGAAAATTAAGGCAAATCAAGGACATAGTGGTTTCGATGTCGTCGTGCCCTCCTCTGATTACATTCAGCGCATGTCTCGAGAAAACTTATTAGAAAAAATTGATCGGAAAAAATTATCTAACCTCCACTATATCAACCCCGCGCTACTGCATAAATCATTCGACCCTAACAATGATTACAGCATTCCTTTTCTTTGGGGGTACACGGGTTTATTGTTTGATAAAACAGTCTATCAACCAAAATCAATACATCGCTGGAAACAGCTATGGGAACCCCGATTTCGCGACCAATTACTGATGTTGAATGACATGCGTGACGTGTTTTTTGTGGCCTTAAAGGTGCTTGGTTACCCCGCCAATGACACTAACCCAAAGCATCTCCAACAAGCCTACCAAAAACTTTTACAACTTTGGCCAAACATCAAATTATTTAATGCCGACACCCCCTCGACTATTTATGCGAATGGTGATGCATTAGTCGGTCAATGTTGGAATGGCGACGCAATCAAAGCCATGAAAAGAAATCCAAACATGATGTTTGTCCTTCCCACAGAAGGGATCAATGTTTGGATGGACAGCATGGTGATTCCTAAGCATGCCCCACACCTCAACAATGCCTACACTTTTATTAATTTTATTTTGCGCCCGGACATTGCAAAAAAGATCAGTGATGTAACACAATATTCATCCCCCAATCTTGGAGCAATCAAATTAATGCCGCTATCTTTGCAACAGAACACTATCCTTTATCCACCGCCATCGGTGCTTGCTCGCGGTAGTTTCCGTGCGAGTGTGGGCAGTGCACTATCAACTTATATTCATTATTGGACACGCTTGAAGCTAAGCGGCTAAAGAAGGAAAACAGATGAGCAAGCTAGAACAGCTCGAGAAAAAACTATTAAACTACATCAGTAAAGCGATTGCAGATTTTGACATGATAAAAACTGGCGATAAGGTCATGACCTGCCTATCCGGCGGCAAAGATTCTTTTACCATGCTGTATTTGTTAAACAAGCTTCGCATACGTTCGAATAATAAATTCTCTGTATTTTCTTTTACCTTAGATCAATCACAACCCGGCTGGGATGATACGGCACTACGCGCGTGGCTAGAGACGCATGAGATCCCTTACGAAATTTTAAAGCGGGATACTTTTTCTATTGTGAAAGAAAAAATTCCTGAAGGAAAAACCTATTGTTCCTTATGTTCTCGTCTTCGTCGTGGCAACATTTATGGGTATGCTGAACGCAACGGCTTCAAAACGATTGCACTAGGACATCATCGTGATGATTTAATCACGACCTTATTAATGTCTATTTTATACGGTGGAAAGATCTGCTCCATGCCACCCAAACTATTAACTGACTCAAAAAAACAATTGGTGATCCGGCCGCTAGTTTATTGCCAAGAGGCTGATATCGCTGCATTCGCTGAGATTCTACAATTTCCCATTATCCCTTGTACGCTATGCGGCACACAGGAAAATCTAACGCGTGCTCGCGTGAAGAAGTTGATTCATGATTTGGCGGGTGAGAATGAAAAAGTCCCTAGTAATATTCTACATGCACTCACGTCTGTCCGACCATCCCAGCTTATGGATACTTCCTTATGGGATTTTAAGGGCTTAACGGTGCCTGAAACCACAGATTAAACCTAGTAGAAGCACTGGCACTAATGCTAGTGCCAGCCCCCCCCTTAGTTAAGGGTTCAACAAGTCGAAATATTAAGACAAGTTTTTATCAGCGAATAAATTCATTGCTTCTATTAAAAAGTCCAATAATTTCGGATGGATTTCATCATAGAAAGCAACAAAATCTGGGTTAGATAAATATAGCTGACCAAGTCCAATATAACTTTCTCTTGTTGGCGTCCAAAAAACTTTGGTTAGCTCATAGTGTTTTTTTATCAGCACCTGTACTTCCTTTGAAGAAGGAGACAGATTCTTTTTAATCAATCCTACTATGTTGGCATAAAGCTTGTCATTTTCTTGTTTGTTCGCAACCCACTGCTCCTTACTCCAGTGCTTTACTTTTTCTTTACATTCTTCAATTGACTCTTTACTAATGCCACTTTCAACAAGAAAATCTAAATACATTGCTTGCTTTTCATCAGTAAATCCGTCAAATATTTCTTCTAGCTCAAACATGGGCTTCCCCTTTAAATGTGATATGGTTTTGTCTATGGTATTGATCAATTTGTGTATTCGATCAATATCACCCGTCAAAAGATTCCTATGTGACTGTAACGCTTCAATTTTGTCAAAGTGTTCACTCTTAAGAATCTTTTGTATATCACCCAATGGAAAGCCTAATTCTTTGTAAAACAGAATTTGCTGAAGCATTAAGAGCTGCTCTTCCTCATAATAACGATAATGGTTATCGCCATAATAAGCTGGGCTCAGTAACGCAATTTCATCATAATAATGAAGTGTGCGTACACTGACTCCTGATAGCTTTGCTAACTGTTTAACGGTATAAGGCATTTAACTCCTCCCACTGAATGATGATAGCAGAATAAGGCCTAACGTCACGTAAGGGTCAACACTTAATTGAAAAAAACTCTAATCTCTGAAAAGATCTTGATTTGTTACAATGGCACCGATTAAATCATCAGAATACAAATTTTTTCTTATGGAACAATAACACAACAGATTTGATCTGTTGTTCCACCTGGGGAAACTTCCCATCTGGAACAACAACGCATGAGGAATGCAAATAAAGCCAGAAAAGCAATAAAAAGAATGTCATTCCGACCTTATATGATCAGATGATTCAAGAGGTCCCCTAAACGATACCCAGCCAAAGCCAGCTGTTTTTCAACAATGGCCTGCCCTTTTTGCACGTAAGCACTGTGTTTTTTAATCGTTTGATTGATGTGTATCCCTGGGTAAGCAACCGATTTGGCTAATTGATGACTCGCCGCGGCCCAATGCATAACATCTTTGTCTTTTAAGTCAGTTTGCAATCTTTCTCGAGGATACTGCTGCTCAATATGCGTCGCTATTTTCCGGATCTGTTTTCCACTGGGCGGATAGTGTCGAGAAAATTTCGCAAAATAACCCACACCATGATCCCAAAACGTATGCAAGTTCTTCGCATGATCCGCATGAATCATGAATGCATTGCCACCACGATCACCCTGTGGGAATTGTGCGGAATACCATTCAGCACAATGCAAAGGTTGATGTAAGTCTCCCACGAAATGTACCAAAAATGCTTCGTACTTCACACGTTTAGCAGGTTTCGTTTTGGGATCAGCCATCACTTGTTTGGCCTGTTCAATGGCCCACACCACATTGGGCGCTTTAGATGGATCCTGCGCACGCCACGTTTCACCCAAAGGGATATCGATGTAATGCCATGTATCGTAACGATGATCGTCTTGTCCAATGAGACGATCAGGCCAAACCGCCATCCCGCCCAAGCTAGGATATTGGTGATAACGTCGCGCAAATAATGCAATGTCATGCCGTAAATTCTGCTTAACAACAGGCGTTAGCTGATCCCAAGCAATATCAGCAATCACCTTATGGCCGATACTATTCCAAGCATTTGCCACCAATGGCAAAAATAGCACGCAAATCTGACAGAAGCTGTATAATTTTTTCATGATTACGTTAAAATGAATCTTTAAGAACAGGAGTGTAACATGTCCCGACATTTGCACAGCTATTTCTACACCTGTCACCCCGGCCTTGAGCCGGGATCTCCATCTGTTTCTATTAAGTTTACTAGCGTCCGAAGGAGATCCCGCGTCAAGCGCGGGATGACACCTTCAAGGCCGGGATGACACCGAAGATGAACTTCAATCGTGTAGCCACCATTTTTTTCTGCATCGCTAGCATACTGTGCACCCAAACTGTATTCGCTGCCTCTACACCCCATTTAGGTTTCACGGTCAACGGCATCAAAGGCAAACCGCTCGATAACGTTAACACGCGACTAACACTCATTAAGAAACGTTTCAGCCATCCACTCACAAAATCCAGTATCCATGCTATTTTTCGTCATGCCAAAACCGATATTAAAACGGCTTTACAGCCATTTGGGTATTACCGTGCAAATATTAATGCATCACTCAAGCATCAACAAAAAGATTGGACTGCACATTTCGATATAAAACCAGGCCCTAAACTCCGTGTTACGCATTTAAGTTTATCCATTCAAGGTGAAGGAAAACAGGATAAAGTTTTTAAGAACCTCATTCATCATTTTCCCATTAAACAGGGGCATGCGTTAACGACAGTAGATTATGACGCGGCCAAACAAAGTTTATTTAATGTCGCCAGCCATCATGGGTACATGAAAGCTAGCTTAATCGAACATAAGATCATTATCGACCAAGCAAAATATACCGCCACCGTTATTATTATCTTTGACACAGGTCCACGATTCCGTTTTGGGAAAATCACATTGAATACAGGCCCTTATGCGCAACATTTTATTGCGCGCTATCTCCCCTTCAAATCGGGTGAATACTATTCTACGGACAAAGTACAAACATTACAGCGCAATCTGACCAACAGCATTTACTTTGACAAAGTGTCTGTTGATGCAAACCCAAATCATGCGAAAAATCATTTGATTCCTGTCATCGTGACACTAACCCCCGCTGACGCCCAGCATTACACCGTTGGTGCGGGCTTCGGGACAGACACAGGGCCACGTGTGTCTGGTAGCTGGCAATGGCGGCGTGCCAGTAAAACAGGTAATCACATGCAATTTAGTACGCGCCTGTCTCCCATACAAAGCAGCGGGCTTGCCAGTTACATGATCCCTGGATCAAACCCGATGACGGATCAATACAGCATCAATGCCGGGGCGCAAAACACGAATATCGATGTGGGTAATAGTTTCATGTACAACCTTGGCGTTGCTTACCATCACAGTAAAGACCACTGGCAGCACACCTATCAAATCAATTATCAACGCGAACATTTCCAAGTTGATGAAGAGAAATCACAAGACAGTGAATTATTAATACCTAGCGTACGTTGGAGTTTTATTCAGGCCGATGATCTTGTGAATCCATTAAAAGGGATCCACGTCAGTCTTACCGTACGCGGGGCGCCCAAAGTATTATTCTCTGATCAAAATTTTGCACAAACATTAGTAGATGCCAATTGGATACATCCCTTAAGCTCAAAAACGCGATTAGTCACTAAAGGCTCATTCGGTATGACGACTGTCGATGACTTTGATCGTTTACCCTTGAGTTTGCGATTTTTAACCGGTGGTGCAAGAAGCGTACGCGCCTATGCCTATCAAGCCATTGGGCCTGGACGTTATGTAAAAGTGGGAAGTCTTGAGTTGCAACAAGAGATTATCAATCATTTCTTTGTTGCAGCCTTTTTTGATGCGGGTACTGCAAGCAGCAGTTTGAATGATGCACTTAAACAAAGTCCAGGGCTCGCCATTGGTTATTACTCTATGATTGGACCGATAGAACTGTCGGTGGCTAAAGCCATTAAAGATCCCGGGCAACCTTATCGCATATCATTTTCCATGGGGACTAACTTATGAAACGTTGGTTCTGGGGGATTGTTATTACATTACTCGCTAGTGTCACTATCTTGTTAACCACCTCATTAGGGTTACGCTTATCTGTTAAAGCGGCAAAAATATTTTACCCCACGTTACGCATTACTGGGATACACGGAAAATTAATTGGCCCTATGCGACTCGAACATATCACCATGCATGAGCATGGCATCAATATAAACATCCCCAGATTGTCATTGAATTGGCGCCTGAGTTTATTACTGATTGATCGGATGCCCGTCACAGCACTGTCGCTTGAACAAGCAACAGTGACATTCGGCCAGGAGACCCCGCATCAAGTGCGGGGTGACAACACTAGCCGGAGTGACAACAACCACATGCGCGGCACATTACAGCTGAGTGCAATGTTTGATGCAACACAGAACACCCTCCGTTTATCCTTGCGCAGTGATAAACTTCATCTTGGCACAACGCATCTTCGTCATCTTGAACTCTCTGGCGCACTACACCGTGACAATCGCTTAGAATTAAAAGGTCAATGCAAATCAGCACGCATCGGTGACACTAGAATAAAACACGCAACACTCAACTTGTCTGGCTACCTTGCAAAGCATACCTTGATACTAACAAGCCAAGTGGAACAACAACACATTCAATTAACGGCTTATGGTCGCTATCAGAAAAACCGCTATACGATTAAACTACCACCCGTTATTTTATCCGGCGAGCCCTGCGAACATTGTCAGCTGCAAGCAGATATTCTTATTAAACATCCCACCAAGCATCCCGATATTTCAGGTTCTTTACAGCTATCTAATGGTGGATTTTCCATGCCACAGCTAGGCATCCATCTCAAAAAAGCACGCGCAACATTGCATTTAAAACACAGCAAGGCCTTAACGCTTTCTATGCAAGCACAGTCAGGGGCCGGATCAGTGCATGTAAAGGGAGAAGCCAATTTAAATGACAAACCCATCTCAGTAACACTGTCTATCCAAGGAAAAGCATTTGAAGTGATTAATAATGTCGTTGCACGTTGCGAGATCACTCCCGACTTAGCGCTGAAATATCAA
This genomic stretch from marine bacterium B5-7 harbors:
- the ttcA gene encoding tRNA 2-thiocytidine biosynthesis protein TtcA, which gives rise to MSKLEQLEKKLLNYISKAIADFDMIKTGDKVMTCLSGGKDSFTMLYLLNKLRIRSNNKFSVFSFTLDQSQPGWDDTALRAWLETHEIPYEILKRDTFSIVKEKIPEGKTYCSLCSRLRRGNIYGYAERNGFKTIALGHHRDDLITTLLMSILYGGKICSMPPKLLTDSKKQLVIRPLVYCQEADIAAFAEILQFPIIPCTLCGTQENLTRARVKKLIHDLAGENEKVPSNILHALTSVRPSQLMDTSLWDFKGLTVPETTD
- a CDS encoding nuclease, with the protein product MTGVEIAVQMSGHVTLLFLKIHFNVIMKKLYSFCQICVLFLPLVANAWNSIGHKVIADIAWDQLTPVVKQNLRHDIALFARRYHQYPSLGGMAVWPDRLIGQDDHRYDTWHYIDIPLGETWRAQDPSKAPNVVWAIEQAKQVMADPKTKPAKRVKYEAFLVHFVGDLHQPLHCAEWYSAQFPQGDRGGNAFMIHADHAKNLHTFWDHGVGYFAKFSRHYPPSGKQIRKIATHIEQQYPRERLQTDLKDKDVMHWAAASHQLAKSVAYPGIHINQTIKKHSAYVQKGQAIVEKQLALAGYRLGDLLNHLII
- a CDS encoding transcriptional regulator, which gives rise to MPYTVKQLAKLSGVSVRTLHYYDEIALLSPAYYGDNHYRYYEEEQLLMLQQILFYKELGFPLGDIQKILKSEHFDKIEALQSHRNLLTGDIDRIHKLINTIDKTISHLKGKPMFELEEIFDGFTDEKQAMYLDFLVESGISKESIEECKEKVKHWSKEQWVANKQENDKLYANIVGLIKKNLSPSSKEVQVLIKKHYELTKVFWTPTRESYIGLGQLYLSNPDFVAFYDEIHPKLLDFLIEAMNLFADKNLS
- the potC gene encoding spermidine/putrescine ABC transporter permease PotC encodes the protein MNRFLPKAYLSLVYLFLYLPIIIMIIYAFNNTNYPSSHWYGGTLHWFRALKQDSQLITNTLHSLTVASLASSIAVFFGAIISFALLCYRFAGRKVLKHTLLIYIVLPDILIATALFTLFHLFHFPTGFMTLLIGHILLCLPFVVMMLNSRLHDLDPYLFEAAKDLGASDWIVFIKVLLPLAMPAILAGWLLSFTLSLDDVIISFFLTGPSYQVLSLYIYSMVKVGVSPEINAICAVLFGFSLFLVASATALMRRPS
- a CDS encoding outer membrane protein assembly factor, which codes for MTPKMNFNRVATIFFCIASILCTQTVFAASTPHLGFTVNGIKGKPLDNVNTRLTLIKKRFSHPLTKSSIHAIFRHAKTDIKTALQPFGYYRANINASLKHQQKDWTAHFDIKPGPKLRVTHLSLSIQGEGKQDKVFKNLIHHFPIKQGHALTTVDYDAAKQSLFNVASHHGYMKASLIEHKIIIDQAKYTATVIIIFDTGPRFRFGKITLNTGPYAQHFIARYLPFKSGEYYSTDKVQTLQRNLTNSIYFDKVSVDANPNHAKNHLIPVIVTLTPADAQHYTVGAGFGTDTGPRVSGSWQWRRASKTGNHMQFSTRLSPIQSSGLASYMIPGSNPMTDQYSINAGAQNTNIDVGNSFMYNLGVAYHHSKDHWQHTYQINYQREHFQVDEEKSQDSELLIPSVRWSFIQADDLVNPLKGIHVSLTVRGAPKVLFSDQNFAQTLVDANWIHPLSSKTRLVTKGSFGMTTVDDFDRLPLSLRFLTGGARSVRAYAYQAIGPGRYVKVGSLELQQEIINHFFVAAFFDAGTASSSLNDALKQSPGLAIGYYSMIGPIELSVAKAIKDPGQPYRISFSMGTNL
- a CDS encoding putrescine-binding periplasmic protein; this encodes MKKLIAIFSLMVFNLSFSSAPVVNIYNWTDYLTPEIITQFTAETGIHVNYATFSEGDEAYMKIKANQGHSGFDVVVPSSDYIQRMSRENLLEKIDRKKLSNLHYINPALLHKSFDPNNDYSIPFLWGYTGLLFDKTVYQPKSIHRWKQLWEPRFRDQLLMLNDMRDVFFVALKVLGYPANDTNPKHLQQAYQKLLQLWPNIKLFNADTPSTIYANGDALVGQCWNGDAIKAMKRNPNMMFVLPTEGINVWMDSMVIPKHAPHLNNAYTFINFILRPDIAKKISDVTQYSSPNLGAIKLMPLSLQQNTILYPPPSVLARGSFRASVGSALSTYIHYWTRLKLSG